One Candidatus Cloacimonadaceae bacterium genomic region harbors:
- a CDS encoding S4 domain-containing protein, producing the protein MRIDLLLNKLCLTKTRSIAKNACDKGLVTLQGKIAKASAEVKAADIVIFNLYGFSHTIRIEKIPAGNVAKKDVTEYYSLLSRSEIAN; encoded by the coding sequence ATGCGGATCGACTTACTCCTGAATAAACTCTGCCTCACCAAGACGCGCTCCATCGCCAAAAACGCCTGCGACAAAGGACTCGTCACCCTTCAGGGAAAAATCGCCAAAGCCTCCGCCGAAGTCAAAGCGGCAGATATCGTCATTTTCAATCTCTATGGCTTTTCACACACCATCCGCATCGAAAAAATACCCGCCGGCAACGTGGCAAAAAAAGACGTCACCGAGTATTACAGCCTGCTCTCACGCAGCGAAATCGCGAACTGA